A window of the Bombina bombina isolate aBomBom1 chromosome 3, aBomBom1.pri, whole genome shotgun sequence genome harbors these coding sequences:
- the ALDOC gene encoding fructose-bisphosphate aldolase C, with the protein MTHQYPALSAEQKKELSDIAQQIVACGKGILAADESVGSMDKRLSGIGVENTEENRRLYRQILFKGDDRMKKCIGGVIFFHETMYQQGDYGTNFVKMIKDKGILVGIKVDKGVVPLAGTDGETTTQGLDGLSERCAQYKKDGADFAKWRSVLKISEHTPSSLAIMENANVLARYASICQQNGIVPIVEPEILPDGEHDLKRCQYVTEKVLAAVYKALSDHHVYLEGTLLKPNMVTAGHACPTKYVSDEIAMATVTALRRTVPPAVPGVTFLSGGQSEEEASINLNAINKCPLARPWALTFSYGRALQASALNAWHGKKENESAASEEFLKRAEINGLAACGKYEHSGDGSSAAGQSLYVANHAY; encoded by the exons ATGACTCACCAGTACCCAGCACTCTCTGCTGAGCAGAAGAAGGAGCTATCTGATATTGCACAGCAGATAGTGGCTTGTGGGAAGGGAATTCTTGCTGCTGATGAATCTGTTG GGAGTATGGACAAGCGCCTAAGTGGCATTGGAGTAGAGAATACCGAAGAGAACAGGCGCTTGTACCGTCAAATTCTATTTAAGGGAGATGACCGTATGAAGAAATGCATTGGGGGTGTTATATTTTTCCATGAAACAATGTATCAACAAGGGGACTATGGAACAAATTTTGTAAAGATGATTAAAGATAAAGGAATTCTTGTAGGCATCAAG gTTGATAAAGGTGTAGTCCCTCTTGCTGGTACTGATGGAGAGACAACAACTCAAG GTTTGGATGGATTATCAGAGCGCTGTGCTCAGTATAAAAAAGATGGTGCTGACTTTGCTAAGTGGAGATCTGTACTGAAAATCAGTGAGCATACACCATCTTCCCTTGCTATTATGGAAAATGCCAATGTACTTGCTCGCTATGCCAGCATCTGCCAACAG AATGGTATTGTTCCCATTGTGGAGCCTGAAATTCTTCCTGATGGAGAACATGACCTGAAGCGCTGTCAATAtgtgactgaaaag GTGCTTGCTGCTGTATACAAGGCCCTTAGTGACCACCATGTGTATCTGGAAGGCACACTACTTAAACCAAATATGGTAACTGCTGGACATGCTTGTCCAACAAAATACGTATCTGATGAGATTGCCATGGCAACTGTGACTGCCCTGCGCCGCACTGTGCCACCAGCTGTGCCAG gagttaCCTTTCTCTCTGGTGGTCAAAGTGAGGAGGAAGCTTCTATTAACCTAAATGCAATTAATAAATGCCCCTTAGCCCGACCTTGGGCTCTTACTTTCTCCTATGGACGTGCACTGCAGGCTTCAGCTCTCAATGCCTGGCATGGCAAGAAGGAGAATGAGAGTGCAGCTTCTGAGGAGTTCCTGAAGCGTGCCGAG ATAAATGGACTCGCAGCTTGTGGCAAGTATGAGCACAGTGGTGATGGATCATCGGCAGCCGGTCAGTCTCTGTATGTGGCTAATCATGCATACTGA